The Christiangramia flava JLT2011 genome has a segment encoding these proteins:
- a CDS encoding HAD family hydrolase has translation MIKALIFDFGDVFINLDKDAMNSRLKDFDIHELPEALHAKNREYEQGFVTSDEISENYRTEFPNMASEDFVDSWNSILLDFPEYRLKFLQKLAEEKDYLLILLSNTNENHINYIQENVSFYEDFKNCFDAFYLSHELGMRKPNPEIFEHILDTHELEPSECLFIDDTRENTEVAERLGFHTWNLEPTREDVIDLFTTKKELF, from the coding sequence ATGATCAAAGCCCTAATATTCGATTTCGGAGATGTTTTTATCAATCTCGATAAAGATGCGATGAATAGCCGACTGAAAGATTTCGATATCCACGAACTTCCGGAGGCGCTGCACGCTAAAAACCGGGAATACGAACAGGGTTTTGTCACTTCCGATGAAATTTCAGAAAATTACCGAACAGAATTCCCTAATATGGCCAGCGAAGATTTTGTGGATTCGTGGAATTCGATCTTGTTAGATTTCCCGGAATATCGCCTGAAATTCCTTCAGAAACTTGCGGAAGAAAAAGATTATTTGCTGATCCTGTTGAGCAATACCAACGAAAACCACATCAATTATATCCAGGAAAATGTGAGTTTTTATGAGGATTTTAAAAATTGCTTCGATGCGTTTTATCTTTCACACGAGTTAGGAATGCGCAAGCCCAATCCCGAAATTTTCGAACATATCCTGGACACCCATGAGCTGGAACCCTCAGAATGCCTTTTTATAGACGATACCCGTGAAAATACGGAAGTTGCCGAAAGACTGGGTTTTCATACCTGGAACCTCGAACCAACCCGCGAAGATGTGATCGACCTGTTTACCACTAAAAAAGAACTATTTTGA
- a CDS encoding low molecular weight protein-tyrosine-phosphatase, producing the protein MKFRVLMVCLGNICRSPLAEGLLKSKVAASEIFVDSAGTGNYHVGDSPDRRSIAIARRYDLDITDQRGRQFSVEDFDNFDLIFAMDNFNYRDILELARNEADRKKVHLILNEIFPGENVDVPDPYHGGEQGFENVYQMLNEACDNIAKKLTEGAYDLSR; encoded by the coding sequence ATGAAATTTCGGGTTTTGATGGTGTGTCTTGGAAATATTTGCCGGTCACCCCTTGCCGAAGGTTTGCTGAAATCTAAAGTTGCGGCTTCGGAAATTTTTGTTGATTCAGCCGGAACCGGGAACTATCATGTTGGAGATTCGCCAGACAGGCGCTCGATTGCTATTGCCCGCCGTTACGACCTTGACATTACCGACCAGCGAGGCAGGCAGTTTTCCGTAGAAGATTTTGACAATTTCGACCTCATTTTCGCGATGGATAATTTCAACTACCGCGATATCTTGGAACTCGCCAGAAATGAAGCCGACCGAAAAAAGGTTCATCTCATTCTCAACGAGATTTTCCCGGGTGAAAATGTAGATGTGCCTGATCCATACCACGGCGGCGAGCAGGGATTTGAAAATGTTTACCAGATGCTGAATGAAGCCTGCGATAATATTGCCAAAAAACTGACAGAAGGAGCCTATGACCTCTCACGGTAA
- a CDS encoding GNAT family N-acetyltransferase: protein MSTWKIREIQAEDNQQVRSLIREVLVEMGVPKVGTAYEDRSLDDMTKTYNAPKMAYFIVEENGKVIGSAGIAPLTGLEEEYCELQKMYFLPEARGRGIGMAMMQHCLDFAREQGFQKCYIETLPYMENARKLYRKTGFESVEKPLGNTGHYNCTVFLVKDLM from the coding sequence ATGAGCACATGGAAAATCCGCGAAATTCAGGCGGAAGACAATCAGCAGGTTAGAAGCCTGATCCGGGAAGTTTTGGTGGAAATGGGTGTCCCGAAAGTGGGAACGGCCTATGAAGACCGGTCACTGGATGACATGACCAAGACCTACAACGCGCCGAAAATGGCCTATTTTATTGTAGAGGAAAACGGAAAAGTGATCGGTAGTGCAGGAATTGCGCCACTCACCGGGCTGGAAGAGGAATATTGTGAATTGCAGAAAATGTATTTTTTGCCCGAAGCCCGAGGTCGTGGTATCGGGATGGCGATGATGCAGCACTGCCTGGATTTTGCCCGGGAGCAGGGCTTTCAGAAATGCTATATCGAAACACTTCCTTACATGGAGAATGCTCGTAAGCTCTACAGGAAGACCGGGTTTGAGTCGGTTGAAAAGCCGCTCGGAAACACCGGCCATTATAATTGCACTGTATTTCTCGTAAAAGACCTGATGTGA
- the ligA gene encoding NAD-dependent DNA ligase LigA: MSIEEKIQSLREELQRHNYNYYVLDKPEISDYDFDMKLKELQELEEQNPEFQDENSPTVRVGGAVTKNFETVTHEYRMYSLSNSYSKEELEDWEKRIQKVVEGKVEYVCELKYDGASISLTYENGILQKAVTRGDGFQGDDVTNNIRTIRSVPLKLKGDFPEKFHIRGEIVLPYEGFAKMNADRVEAGEEPYANPRNTASGSLKLQDSAEVARRPLECLLYSLAGENLGIKTQFEGLEKARKWGFKVPGESELKASIEEVLHYINYWDQHRHDLPYETDGVVIKVNDLAQQEELGHTAKSPRWAMAYKFKAEQESTILEKITYQVGRTGAITPVANLQPVLLAGTTVKRASLHNADQIEKLDVREGDTVFVEKGGEIIPKIVGVDFQKRAQHSEPTKYATHCPECGTELVRNDGEAQHYCPNATSCPPQITGRIQHFISRKAMDIEGLGGETVVLLVNAGLIDNYADLYELKKEEVLPLERMAEKSAENLISGIQKSKEIPFERVLFALGIRYVGETVAKKLAKHFKSIDALMAASEEELTNLDEIGERIAWSVREFFDVESNRHIVDRLKSYGVQMEISAEKLANQTDKLSGNTFVISGVFEKVSRNELKKMIEDNGGKVSSSISSKTNYLVAGDNMGPSKLAKAENLGTHIISEDDFLKMLE, from the coding sequence ATGAGTATTGAAGAAAAGATCCAAAGCCTTCGGGAGGAACTGCAGCGGCATAATTATAATTACTACGTGTTGGATAAGCCTGAAATCAGCGATTATGATTTCGATATGAAGCTGAAAGAATTGCAGGAACTCGAGGAGCAAAATCCTGAATTTCAGGATGAGAATTCCCCGACAGTTCGTGTAGGTGGTGCGGTGACCAAAAACTTCGAGACGGTCACTCATGAATATCGAATGTATTCGCTTTCCAACAGCTACTCCAAGGAGGAGCTGGAAGATTGGGAAAAGCGTATTCAGAAGGTTGTGGAAGGGAAAGTGGAGTATGTTTGCGAACTGAAATATGACGGGGCTTCGATAAGCCTGACCTATGAAAACGGCATTCTGCAGAAAGCAGTAACCCGCGGGGATGGTTTCCAGGGGGACGATGTGACCAATAATATCAGGACTATACGCTCAGTGCCACTAAAGCTAAAGGGCGATTTTCCTGAAAAGTTCCATATTCGAGGAGAGATTGTCCTGCCTTATGAAGGTTTTGCGAAAATGAATGCAGACCGGGTGGAAGCCGGTGAAGAACCATATGCGAACCCAAGAAATACCGCTTCCGGAAGTTTAAAATTGCAGGATAGCGCTGAAGTGGCCAGGCGACCGCTGGAATGCTTGTTATATAGCCTTGCTGGAGAAAACCTGGGCATTAAGACCCAGTTTGAAGGCCTTGAGAAAGCTCGAAAATGGGGTTTTAAAGTACCCGGCGAGTCTGAACTGAAGGCTTCCATAGAAGAAGTGTTGCACTACATCAATTACTGGGACCAGCATCGCCATGATTTACCTTATGAAACTGATGGGGTGGTGATCAAAGTGAACGATCTGGCGCAGCAGGAAGAACTGGGCCACACCGCAAAATCACCAAGATGGGCAATGGCCTATAAATTCAAGGCAGAACAGGAAAGCACCATTCTGGAAAAAATAACCTATCAGGTAGGCAGAACGGGGGCTATTACTCCGGTAGCCAACCTGCAACCGGTCCTCTTGGCAGGAACGACAGTAAAACGAGCCTCGTTGCATAATGCTGACCAGATCGAGAAGCTGGATGTGCGGGAGGGCGATACCGTTTTTGTGGAAAAAGGAGGGGAGATCATTCCAAAGATCGTAGGGGTAGATTTTCAGAAGCGCGCTCAACACTCAGAACCTACCAAATATGCTACTCATTGCCCGGAGTGCGGGACCGAGCTGGTAAGAAATGATGGGGAAGCCCAGCATTACTGCCCCAATGCCACGTCCTGCCCGCCTCAGATCACCGGTAGAATCCAGCATTTTATTTCGCGGAAGGCCATGGATATTGAAGGACTAGGTGGTGAAACGGTCGTGTTGCTGGTCAATGCGGGATTAATCGATAATTACGCTGATCTCTATGAACTGAAAAAAGAAGAAGTACTTCCGTTGGAGCGAATGGCAGAAAAATCGGCTGAGAATCTGATCTCCGGAATTCAGAAATCCAAAGAGATTCCGTTTGAGCGGGTATTGTTTGCGCTGGGTATCAGGTATGTTGGGGAAACTGTTGCCAAGAAACTGGCAAAACACTTCAAAAGTATTGATGCGCTCATGGCTGCTTCGGAAGAAGAGCTCACTAATCTTGATGAAATCGGGGAACGAATTGCCTGGAGTGTTCGGGAATTTTTTGATGTGGAAAGCAACAGGCATATCGTGGACCGACTCAAAAGTTACGGGGTGCAAATGGAAATTTCCGCAGAAAAACTGGCTAATCAAACCGATAAGCTGAGCGGGAATACTTTCGTGATTTCAGGAGTTTTTGAAAAAGTTTCCAGAAATGAGCTCAAAAAAATGATCGAGGATAATGGCGGGAAAGTTTCCAGTTCCATTTCTTCGAAGACGAATTACCTGGTTGCGGGCGACAATATGGGGCCAAGCAAGCTTGCCAAAGCTGAAAATTTAGGTACCCACATCATCAGTGAAGATGATTTCCTGAAAATGCTGGAATAG
- the prmC gene encoding peptide chain release factor N(5)-glutamine methyltransferase — protein sequence MKISSFRDRFREQLQSQYAVQEIDSIFYLLTENYFGIKRLDLALDPSAELDENQEKQLETALERLRNAEPVQYLTGKSEFFGMDFEVSHAVLIPRPETEELVQWIIDDQADAHGDILDVGTGSGCIAIALAKNLPKMSVQAIDLSEAALEVASKNVENNQVSVQFRKDNILEIEDLGQEFDVIVSNPPYVRELEKASMRPNVLEHEPKMALYVEDSNALIFYHKIAILARKHLKKNGALYFEINQYLGPETSNLIQEIGFETELKKDIFGNDRMIKATFK from the coding sequence GTGAAAATAAGCAGTTTCAGAGACCGTTTCCGGGAGCAATTGCAATCGCAGTACGCGGTACAGGAGATCGACTCTATTTTTTATCTTCTGACGGAAAATTACTTCGGAATCAAAAGGCTGGACCTGGCTCTGGATCCTTCTGCGGAATTAGATGAAAATCAGGAAAAACAATTGGAAACAGCTCTAGAGCGACTGCGAAATGCGGAACCGGTACAATATTTAACCGGAAAATCTGAATTCTTCGGAATGGATTTCGAAGTCAGTCATGCGGTGCTCATTCCGCGTCCTGAAACAGAAGAGCTCGTGCAGTGGATCATCGATGACCAGGCAGATGCTCATGGAGATATCCTGGATGTTGGCACCGGAAGTGGCTGTATAGCGATCGCGTTGGCAAAAAACCTTCCGAAAATGAGTGTCCAAGCCATCGATCTTTCTGAAGCAGCCTTGGAAGTCGCAAGCAAAAACGTGGAAAACAACCAGGTTTCCGTCCAATTCAGAAAAGACAATATTTTGGAGATTGAGGACTTGGGACAGGAATTTGACGTGATCGTCTCCAATCCTCCTTACGTGCGCGAACTCGAGAAAGCGAGCATGCGGCCCAATGTGCTGGAACACGAACCAAAAATGGCTCTCTATGTGGAAGACTCGAACGCGCTCATTTTCTATCATAAGATCGCGATCCTGGCCAGGAAACACCTGAAGAAGAACGGTGCCTTATATTTTGAGATCAATCAATACCTGGGCCCGGAAACTTCCAACTTAATTCAGGAAATTGGTTTTGAGACCGAGCTGAAAAAGGATATTTTTGGAAACGACCGCATGATCAAAGCCACATTCAAATGA
- a CDS encoding EamA family transporter: MIYLLLSILSSTVIFVIFRLFKKFEINTLQAIIFNYFVACAVGLTWFIPNPDIRVIPQKDWFLGVIILGFLFIAVFNLAAITTQRSGLSVVAVASKMSVAIPVLFGIFLYQESTGLGKIFGIILALFAVYLSSIKTNKSLNIQPKNLIFPLLVFFGSGIIDTSIKYLEANYVANEDVGLFSSAIFAFAGITGISILTIQAFSNKLKFQWKNVMGGIVLGIPNYFSIYFLVMALRNPDFESSTLFTLNNVAIVTLSTLLGIALFRERLIKHNWIGLALAVISIILVARSAV; the protein is encoded by the coding sequence TTGATCTACCTGCTTTTAAGCATTCTTTCATCCACGGTCATTTTCGTGATCTTCAGACTGTTTAAAAAATTTGAAATCAACACGCTGCAGGCGATCATTTTCAACTATTTCGTTGCCTGTGCGGTGGGCCTCACCTGGTTTATCCCAAATCCAGACATTCGCGTTATTCCTCAAAAAGACTGGTTTTTAGGTGTCATCATTCTGGGTTTTTTATTCATCGCCGTTTTCAATCTCGCGGCCATCACCACGCAAAGAAGCGGACTTTCGGTTGTGGCGGTCGCCAGCAAAATGTCGGTAGCCATCCCGGTGCTTTTCGGTATTTTCCTGTACCAGGAGAGTACGGGTTTAGGGAAAATCTTCGGAATAATCCTGGCGCTGTTTGCGGTGTACCTAAGTTCGATAAAAACCAATAAAAGCCTCAATATTCAGCCAAAAAACCTGATTTTTCCGCTGCTGGTCTTCTTCGGAAGCGGAATCATCGATACGAGCATCAAATACCTGGAAGCTAATTATGTAGCTAATGAAGATGTGGGACTTTTCTCTTCAGCTATTTTCGCATTTGCCGGAATCACGGGAATAAGCATTCTAACCATACAGGCATTCAGCAACAAACTGAAATTTCAGTGGAAAAATGTAATGGGCGGGATCGTTCTGGGCATTCCGAATTATTTTTCGATCTACTTCCTGGTGATGGCTCTTCGGAATCCCGATTTTGAAAGTTCCACGCTCTTTACCCTGAATAATGTAGCGATCGTTACCCTTTCAACGTTACTGGGAATCGCTCTTTTCCGGGAAAGACTGATCAAACACAACTGGATTGGTTTGGCCCTGGCAGTAATAAGTATCATCTTAGTGGCAAGAAGTGCGGTATGA
- a CDS encoding VOC family protein — protein MKIERLTIKTKKLKEQLRFYKDRLGFELISYHEKSFLLKAGYSELCLEYDEHFTPYHLAFHIPDETEEEAVKWIENERPVLKDNGEKIIDFSNWKAKSVYFYDEDHNIVELISRRDFQKSKSALFSADSIIGIAEIGLSVTEVEPVFRKLRSDCLLRQYDGDLENFCAIGDEEGLLICVNQHHKKWFPTSDKAKPASINLDFQHRGEHFNLIYDKTSIQLSEK, from the coding sequence GTGAAAATTGAACGATTAACCATAAAGACGAAAAAGCTGAAGGAACAACTGCGATTTTATAAAGACCGGTTGGGATTTGAGCTGATTAGCTACCACGAAAAAAGTTTCTTGCTGAAAGCCGGTTATTCCGAATTGTGCCTGGAATACGATGAACATTTTACGCCTTATCATCTTGCCTTCCATATTCCCGATGAAACCGAAGAAGAAGCCGTGAAATGGATCGAAAACGAGCGTCCAGTGCTGAAAGACAATGGAGAAAAGATTATTGATTTCAGTAACTGGAAGGCAAAATCGGTTTATTTTTATGATGAAGATCATAATATTGTGGAGCTCATCTCGCGTCGCGATTTTCAAAAAAGTAAGTCGGCTCTTTTCAGTGCTGATTCGATTATTGGGATAGCAGAAATTGGGCTTTCGGTAACAGAAGTGGAACCGGTTTTCCGCAAATTACGGTCAGATTGCCTGCTGCGTCAGTACGATGGAGATCTGGAAAATTTTTGTGCGATCGGCGATGAGGAAGGATTGCTGATCTGCGTGAACCAGCATCATAAAAAGTGGTTCCCGACCTCAGATAAAGCCAAGCCGGCTTCCATAAACCTGGATTTTCAGCATCGCGGGGAACACTTCAATTTAATTTACGATAAAACAAGCATTCAACTTTCAGAAAAATAG
- a CDS encoding acyl-CoA thioesterase, with amino-acid sequence MKSYVSNVKVRYAETDQMGVVHHGNYPQYLEIARIEWLSELGISYASMEREGVMLPVFELNLKYHKPVYFDENLRIETRLRELPNVKIIFDYFIWNEQGEKVTSGSTVLVFMDAKTRKPIRCPEYILEKLKN; translated from the coding sequence ATGAAATCATACGTTTCAAATGTTAAAGTTCGTTATGCCGAGACCGACCAGATGGGAGTGGTGCATCATGGGAATTATCCGCAATACCTTGAAATTGCGAGAATTGAGTGGTTGAGCGAGCTGGGGATTTCTTATGCGAGCATGGAGCGGGAAGGGGTAATGTTGCCGGTCTTCGAGTTAAATCTTAAGTACCATAAACCGGTGTACTTCGATGAAAATCTGCGCATTGAAACGCGCCTTCGGGAACTGCCAAATGTTAAAATAATATTTGACTATTTTATCTGGAATGAACAAGGTGAAAAAGTGACTTCGGGAAGTACCGTTTTGGTTTTTATGGACGCCAAAACCCGAAAACCGATTCGTTGTCCCGAATATATTTTGGAGAAACTAAAAAATTAA
- a CDS encoding TIGR00730 family Rossman fold protein, whose protein sequence is MTKQLRKIAVFCASSDGNDEHIYKQAYELGRSLASKKLELVYGGSKLGLMGQVAKGVLENGGKTIGVIPDFLKTKEVVHTGLHQLITTEDMHERKLTMNELSDGFITLPGGFGTFEELFEIVTWAQLGLHQKPVGLLNIGGFYDELVAMLRKMTEKGLLRQENLEILLVADTFDELYEKMQAYEPKPVPKWMNKNQT, encoded by the coding sequence ATGACAAAACAACTTAGGAAGATCGCCGTTTTCTGTGCTTCCAGTGATGGAAATGACGAGCACATTTACAAACAGGCCTATGAACTGGGAAGATCACTGGCCAGCAAGAAACTGGAACTGGTTTACGGCGGAAGCAAACTGGGCCTGATGGGGCAGGTGGCAAAAGGTGTTCTCGAGAATGGTGGGAAAACCATTGGCGTTATTCCAGATTTTTTAAAAACAAAGGAGGTCGTGCACACCGGTCTTCACCAGTTGATCACTACTGAAGACATGCATGAGCGTAAACTGACCATGAACGAGTTGAGTGATGGGTTTATCACGTTGCCGGGCGGTTTCGGGACTTTTGAAGAACTTTTCGAGATTGTAACCTGGGCGCAATTGGGATTGCATCAAAAACCGGTTGGATTGCTGAATATCGGTGGCTTTTACGATGAACTGGTGGCGATGTTGCGAAAAATGACTGAAAAGGGGTTGCTTCGGCAGGAAAATCTGGAAATCCTTCTTGTGGCAGATACCTTTGACGAGTTGTATGAGAAAATGCAGGCCTATGAGCCAAAGCCGGTTCCGAAGTGGATGAATAAGAATCAGACCTGA
- the ribD gene encoding bifunctional diaminohydroxyphosphoribosylaminopyrimidine deaminase/5-amino-6-(5-phosphoribosylamino)uracil reductase RibD, whose amino-acid sequence MKIHEKYIKRCIELARNGLGITYPNPMVGSVIVHEEQIIGEGWHHRAGEAHAEVNAINSVSNEKLLKDATIYVSLEPCSHYGKTPPCSDLIIAKGIKRVVIGTMDPFAEVAGRGIKKLMEAGCEVNVGILETECQDLNKRFFTYHNQKRPYIILKWAQSLDGYIAPETKIEKRPVWITNKYSGQLVHKWRTEEAAILVGTSTALADNPRLNVRNWTGNNPVRILIDKDLKVPVDSAIFSGNQRTIVLTATTAEKDYPENVVLEQLSFSENIAAAICEVLYKHEIQSVIIEGGSRTLQQFIDSGLWDEATVFTGNLRMHSGIAAPRFSGERICKTAIQEDILEIFTNQQTKL is encoded by the coding sequence GTGAAGATACACGAAAAATACATAAAACGCTGTATTGAACTGGCCCGAAACGGCCTTGGAATCACCTACCCGAATCCTATGGTTGGTAGTGTGATTGTTCATGAGGAACAGATCATTGGGGAAGGCTGGCATCACAGGGCCGGCGAAGCTCATGCCGAGGTGAATGCCATCAATTCCGTAAGTAATGAAAAGCTGTTGAAAGATGCTACTATTTATGTAAGCCTAGAACCTTGCAGCCACTACGGCAAAACTCCTCCCTGCAGCGATCTCATCATCGCCAAAGGCATTAAAAGGGTGGTGATTGGCACAATGGATCCTTTTGCAGAAGTTGCAGGACGCGGTATTAAGAAACTGATGGAAGCCGGCTGTGAAGTGAATGTTGGCATCCTGGAAACCGAGTGCCAGGACCTGAACAAGCGTTTCTTTACCTATCACAATCAAAAACGCCCGTATATTATCCTCAAATGGGCACAATCTCTTGATGGATATATCGCACCAGAAACAAAAATTGAGAAAAGACCTGTTTGGATCACTAACAAATATTCCGGGCAACTGGTGCATAAGTGGCGCACCGAAGAAGCAGCCATTCTGGTTGGAACTTCCACTGCCCTGGCAGACAATCCCAGGTTGAATGTTCGAAACTGGACGGGGAATAACCCTGTTCGGATTTTGATCGACAAAGACCTGAAAGTACCTGTCGATTCAGCCATATTTTCAGGAAATCAGCGAACGATCGTACTGACGGCAACTACCGCTGAAAAAGATTATCCCGAAAATGTGGTGCTGGAGCAACTTTCTTTTTCAGAGAATATTGCCGCCGCGATCTGCGAGGTGCTTTATAAACACGAGATCCAGTCGGTCATCATCGAAGGCGGCAGCAGAACGCTTCAGCAGTTTATCGATTCCGGTTTATGGGACGAAGCGACCGTTTTCACGGGAAATCTTAGAATGCATTCAGGAATTGCAGCACCGCGTTTTTCAGGAGAGCGAATTTGCAAGACCGCCATTCAAGAGGATATTCTTGAAATATTTACGAACCAGCAAACAAAATTATAA
- a CDS encoding IMPACT family protein encodes MKDTYKSITKASPEVLFKDRNSKFFGYAYPVKTEDEVNEILEDLKKQHHKARHWCYAWQFGKEEEQQRYRANDDGEPSNSAGMPIYGQIQSFEVTNILIVVVRYFGGVKLGVGGLINAYKTAAQMALESSEIITRTIDEIFVIQFDYPEMNKVMQVIKQQNLNVIDQKLELDCRIFISVRKNEAEEIFTKFDNTYKVKISRLEN; translated from the coding sequence ATGAAAGACACCTATAAAAGCATCACAAAAGCCTCTCCTGAAGTTTTATTCAAAGATCGAAATTCGAAGTTTTTTGGTTACGCCTACCCGGTAAAGACAGAAGATGAAGTAAACGAGATCCTGGAAGACCTCAAAAAGCAACATCACAAAGCCCGACACTGGTGCTACGCCTGGCAATTTGGAAAGGAAGAAGAACAGCAGCGCTATCGTGCCAATGATGATGGCGAGCCATCCAATTCAGCAGGAATGCCTATTTACGGCCAGATCCAGTCTTTTGAAGTGACCAATATTCTAATCGTGGTAGTGAGGTATTTTGGCGGGGTCAAACTGGGAGTTGGCGGACTCATCAATGCCTATAAAACAGCGGCACAAATGGCTTTGGAATCTTCAGAAATCATCACGCGAACGATAGATGAAATTTTCGTCATTCAATTCGATTATCCAGAAATGAACAAGGTCATGCAGGTGATCAAGCAACAAAACCTGAATGTTATTGACCAGAAACTGGAACTGGATTGTAGGATTTTTATTTCAGTTCGAAAGAACGAAGCCGAAGAAATTTTCACCAAATTCGACAATACCTATAAAGTAAAAATTTCCCGACTGGAGAATTAA
- the dnaA gene encoding chromosomal replication initiator protein DnaA, whose protein sequence is MSKTAQSVWNNCLSFIQDNITPQAYKTWFEPIQAVKLTDCALSIQVPSKFFYEWLEEHYVKLLKVALTRELGEKAKLVYVIKMENTYGNKLPFTEKIPSTQRSNMQSQEVDVPIKNKSPELKNPFIIPGIRNVKIESQLNPNYNFENFLEGESNRLARSAGLAVANKPGGTSFNPLLIFGGVGLGKTHLAHAIGVEIKDKYPEKTVLYISAEKFTQQYIESVKKNNRNDFIHFYQIIDVLIVDDIQLLSGKAGTQDVFFHIFNHLHQNGKQVILTSDKAPVDMQDIEQRLLSRFKWGLSAELQHPDFETRVSIIKNKLYRDGVEMPEDIVEFLANNIKTNIRELEGAIISLIAHSSFNRKDITLELAKKIVDNYVKNTKREVSIDYIQKVVSDYFQMDVDTLQSKTRKRHIVQARQLAMFFAKKFTKASLASIGSQIGSRDHATVLHACKTVDNLASTDKQFKKFVEDLNKKLTL, encoded by the coding sequence ATGTCGAAAACTGCGCAATCGGTTTGGAATAACTGTCTGTCTTTTATTCAGGATAACATTACACCCCAAGCATATAAAACATGGTTTGAACCTATCCAGGCAGTTAAACTTACAGATTGTGCACTTAGCATCCAGGTACCTTCAAAATTTTTCTATGAGTGGCTGGAAGAACATTATGTGAAATTATTGAAAGTAGCACTCACTCGCGAGCTTGGTGAAAAAGCCAAACTGGTGTATGTGATCAAGATGGAAAACACCTACGGCAACAAACTTCCTTTTACCGAGAAGATCCCAAGTACCCAAAGATCGAATATGCAGTCACAGGAAGTTGATGTCCCGATAAAGAATAAAAGTCCGGAACTTAAAAATCCGTTCATCATACCGGGAATTCGAAATGTAAAGATCGAGTCCCAACTGAATCCCAATTACAATTTCGAGAATTTCCTGGAGGGAGAATCCAATCGCCTTGCCCGCTCTGCCGGTCTTGCGGTAGCCAACAAACCTGGAGGAACCTCTTTCAATCCTCTGTTGATTTTTGGCGGGGTTGGTCTCGGAAAAACCCACCTGGCACATGCCATTGGGGTGGAAATCAAGGATAAGTACCCGGAAAAGACTGTTTTATATATTTCTGCTGAAAAATTCACGCAGCAGTATATTGAATCTGTCAAAAAGAACAACCGAAACGACTTTATCCATTTTTACCAGATCATCGATGTGCTGATCGTGGATGATATCCAGTTACTTTCCGGAAAAGCAGGAACACAGGACGTATTTTTCCATATTTTCAACCATCTGCACCAGAATGGTAAACAGGTGATCCTTACCAGCGACAAAGCTCCGGTTGATATGCAGGATATTGAACAGCGATTGCTTTCCCGTTTTAAATGGGGACTTTCCGCAGAGCTTCAGCATCCAGATTTTGAAACGCGCGTATCGATCATCAAGAACAAGTTGTATCGTGACGGGGTGGAAATGCCTGAAGATATCGTGGAATTCCTGGCTAACAACATTAAAACTAATATCCGCGAGCTGGAAGGCGCCATCATTTCGCTGATCGCCCACTCTTCTTTTAACAGAAAAGACATTACACTGGAACTGGCGAAAAAGATCGTAGACAACTACGTGAAAAATACCAAACGCGAGGTTTCCATTGATTATATCCAGAAAGTAGTGAGCGATTATTTCCAGATGGACGTGGACACTTTGCAGTCTAAAACACGGAAACGACATATCGTTCAGGCCAGACAACTGGCCATGTTCTTTGCGAAAAAATTCACCAAGGCATCTCTTGCCAGTATTGGTTCGCAAATTGGAAGCCGCGACCACGCTACCGTTCTGCATGCCTGCAAAACTGTTGACAATCTCGCTTCTACTGATAAACAATTCAAGAAATTTGTTGAAGACCTCAACAAAAAACTGACGCTGTAA